Proteins encoded within one genomic window of Besnoitia besnoiti strain Bb-Ger1 chromosome II, whole genome shotgun sequence:
- a CDS encoding putative lanp (encoded by transcript BESB_037790) codes for MESAIRERVEHWFSKRGGEGEEASGDSSAPSGTDEEMLKAAGEEMVELILDGRQFKSVSEEAAKLLEKLTVLGKLTCNQTGLHSVEGFPVMPSVKTLELTDNHISAGLEALVKSFPNLKRLQLGGNYFRTYEVLEPLKGLENLEHLGLDMSPISTSSDYRHKVFELFPRLLVLDSTDKEGKEVEAADSDDEDEEEYEDDEEADTTLKDFYEKDLEEDDDEDEDDFNPEGEEEEDEDFDEEEEEDGEEGPAGEDGEGAEGEVDMKKRQNEADDSEANSAKQPRLN; via the exons ATGGAGTCTGCAATTCGTGAACGTGTCGAGCACTGGTTCTCgaagcgcggaggagagggcgaggaggcaagCGGCGACTCGTCCGCTCCTTCCGGAACAGACGAAGAAATGCTCAAGGCTGCAGGAGAAGAAATGGTTGAGCTCATTCTGGACGGCCGCCAGTTCAAGTCCGTTAGTGAAGAAGCGGCTAAGCTCCTCGAGAAATTGACGGTTCTCGGCAAGTTGACGTGCAATCAAACCGGTCTCCACTCCGTCGAAGGCTTTCCGGTCATGCCCAGTGTCAAAACACTGGAGCTCACGGACAACCACATCTCCGCAGGACTGGAGGCTCTGGTCAAGTCTTTCCCTAACCTCAAAAGACTCCAGTTGGGCGGAAACTACTTCCGAACGTATGAGGTCCTCGAGCCCCTG AAAGGCTTGGAGAACCTCGAGCACCTGGGCCTCGACATGAGTCCAATCAGCACCTCCAGCGACTATCGTCACAAGGTTTTTGAATTGTTCCCGCGCCTACTCGTCCTCGACTCGACAGACAAGGAAGGCAAAGAGGTTGAGGCTGCGGATtcggacgacgaagacgaggaggaat acgaagacgatgaGGAAGCGGACACGACCTTGAAGGACTTTTATGAGAAGGACCtggaagaggacgacgatgaagacgaagacgacttCAAtcccgagggcgaggaagaagaggacgaagacttCGATGAAG aagaggaggaggacggcgaagagggccCGGCGGGTgaagacggagaaggcgcagagggtGAAGTGGAcatgaagaagaggcaaaaCGAAGCGGATGATAGCGAGGCGAACTcagcgaagcagccgcgaTTGAACTAG